Part of the Leptotrichia hongkongensis genome is shown below.
CAATGTATTAAGCAATATTTTTATATTCAGCCAAATTTCTATTCAAATATTTTATGTGTTTATTTGACTGGCACAGTCCATTTCTACGTTCTTTATTTAAAAATATCATTAATATATTTTGAGATATCAATTCAACTTTTAAGCAATTATTTTTTTCTTCCTCTAACAATAAATTTATCACTAAGTTTTTTACCTCTAGTTTTCTTACCAAGTGTAGGTTTACCCCAAGGTGTAACTGGTGATTTTCTACCTATTGGAGATCTTCCTTCTCCTCCTCCGTGTGGGTGATCTACAGGGTTCATTACAGATCCTCTAACGTGAGGTTTTCTTCCTAAGTGTCTATTTCTTCCAGCTTTTCCTAATGATACTAATGAATGTTCAGAGTTTCCTACTGTTCCAACTGTTGCCATACATTCTTTATGAATAAGTCTTAATTCTCCAGATGGTAATTCCACGTGGCAGTAAGTTCCTTCTTTTGCAACAAGTCTTGCAGCTGTTCCTGCTGATCTTGCTAGCTGTCCACCTTTACCAGGCATAAGTTCTACATTGTGAATAACCGTCCCTACTGGTAAGTCTTTTAATTTCAACGCATTTCCAGGTTTGATATCTGCACCTTCTCCTGCTAATACGATATCACCTTTTTTAAGTCCGTTTGGAGCTAAAATATATCTTTTTTCTCCATCAACATAGTGTAACAATGCGATGTTTGCAGTTCTGTTTGGATCATATTCAAGAGTTGCAACTTTTGCAGGCACTCCAATTTTATTTCTTTTCCAATCAATTACTCTATATAATCTTTTGTGTCCTTTATGTCTGTTTCTACCTGTTCTATGTCCATAGTTGTCAATTCCATAAGATGAATTT
Proteins encoded:
- the rplB gene encoding 50S ribosomal protein L2; its protein translation is MPIKKLKPMTSGTRHMSILVNKDLDKVRPEKSLVEPLNSSYGIDNYGHRTGRNRHKGHKRLYRVIDWKRNKIGVPAKVATLEYDPNRTANIALLHYVDGEKRYILAPNGLKKGDIVLAGEGADIKPGNALKLKDLPVGTVIHNVELMPGKGGQLARSAGTAARLVAKEGTYCHVELPSGELRLIHKECMATVGTVGNSEHSLVSLGKAGRNRHLGRKPHVRGSVMNPVDHPHGGGEGRSPIGRKSPVTPWGKPTLGKKTRGKKLSDKFIVRGRKK